From a region of the Pecten maximus unplaced genomic scaffold, xPecMax1.1, whole genome shotgun sequence genome:
- the LOC117320159 gene encoding toll-like receptor 2 has protein sequence MANTMIVLVVCVLWILRYSDAFPVCCNITRTQGESHVICSRCRLLVVPKDLPTNITVLNLGDNNLNILQRDSFPKLPLLKSLYLHRNRLVSILSGTFDNLRNIEYLDLSHNALDHFSLDSTIFESLKNLKTLRIHRNNFYLNKVYPVAISTISHLEILYLDIFAGFSFDDGFLNLTRLQKIYLSATGPGFVSLFNASFQGLKQSNITELSITAFIKNIEKSFLSPFPELTALKLETTHLPMTIHDALQGLYGIKGRKMDSLLLKGFRERFPKGSTLLEADMVYLGSICVKNLFLVDDGIAAIGTEGMTAWTTKTCIEVLDVSWNMFHMPNTLPLLVLFSSLTHLYASHSDASSAGKRSILALSEPIFFLPRNLLYINIAHNKMSGPLINMTIGGHNSLKVLNISHSNRHPHCSYAIIKGLVHLKEFDMSGVDCSLISHNMFSEFPNLSRLTARQCDLKKVIAFNKTSIFKGLYNLSFVDISSNDLESLSMNLFVDQRESLNYLDLSRNYLDRIPTQMLANLTVLERIDMSNNLISTLKKPDYTLLEELNTKLGKIQILLLGNPLVCNCENLDFISWLETTQTVLKKHDLMCLTPEGNQVKIGEFLDSFDQFKDKCVSQTWLIISVTLTVLFFVLGILTREAWRRTVWLRVMCRQPLEHTTFINDIYICYCREDSSWVRNTFATWLDEKGIKYCCEDKSFQPGRDVADNIMDAMDCSRQTAFVVSCSFLEQEWTTFTLRLTNEYSFRDGRENMNIIILLNDIKRSEFPKLVRKNWDMIRPLRWPGVNDVTPGKRIAVQDKFWERLLKRIQRGKDHPMSSHDSESTL, from the exons ATGGCCAACACAATGATCGTACTGGTAGTATGTGTACTGTGGATTCTTCGTTATTCAG atGCGTTTCCGGTTTGCTGTAATATCACAAGGACACAAGGGGAGAGTCACGTGATTTGTTCGAGGTGTCGTCTGCTTGTTGTACCCAAGGATTTACCGACAAACATAACTGTGCTGAATCTAGGTGACAACAATCTGAACATTCTACAGCGAGACTCGTTTCCAAAGCTACCGCTATTAAAGAGCTTGTATCTTCACAGGAACCGACTAGTTAGTATCTTGTCGGGAACATTCGACAACCTTCGGAATATTGAGTATCTTGATCTCTCACACAATGCACTTGATCATTTCTCGTTGGATTCCACCATATTTGAAAGTCttaaaaatctaaaaacatTAAGAATACACAGaaacaatttttatttgaacaaagtGTACCCCGTGGCTATTTCGACTATATCTCACCTTGAAATTCTATACCTAGATATTTTCGCAGGCTTTTCATTTGATGATGGGTTTTTAAACCTGACTCGGCTTCAAAAGATCTATCTTTCTGCTACAGGGCCGGGGTTCGTGTCTTTATTTAATGCTTCATTCCAAGGACTAAAGCAGTCAAATATAACAGAACTAAGTATCACTGCATTTATCAAGAATATCGAAAAAAGTTTTCTATCTCCATTTCCCGAACTTACGGCATTAAAATTAGAAACTACTCATCTGCCAATGACTATCCATGATGCTCTTCAGGGACTGTATGGGATTAAAGGAAGAAAAATGGATTCATTGTTACTTAAAGGATTCCGAGAACGATTTCCTAAAGGTTCGACTCTGTTGGAAGCGGATATGGTTTACCTGGGATCTATATGTGTCAAGAATCTCTTCTTGGTAGATGATGGTATTGCAGCCATAGGGACTGAAGGTATGACAGCCTGGACAACCAAAACTTGTATTGAGGTATTAGATGTTTCGTGGAATATGTTCCACATGCCAAACACGCTTCCTCTGTTGGTACTTTTTTCGTCGCTTACTCATCTTTACGCTTCACACTCTGATGCCAGTTCTGCCGGAAAGAGAAGCATTTTGGCATTGAGTGAACCGATCTTTTTCCTCCCAAGGAATCTTCTTTATATAAACATTGCTCACAATAAAATGTCCGGACCGTTGATCAATATGACCATAGGAGGACATAACAGCCTAAAGGTGTTGAATATAAGCCATTCAAACCGGCATCCACATTGTTCTTATGCAATTATCAAAGGTCTTGTCCATTTGAAGGAGTTCGACATGTCTGGTGTCGACTGTTCATTAATAAGTCATAATATGTTCTCGGAGTTTCCTAATCTATCGCGACTCACTGCAAGACAGTGTGATCTAAAAAAAGTCATCGCTTTTAACAAAACTTCAATATTCAAGGGACTTTATAATCTTTCTTTCGTCGATATATCCTCAAATGATCTTGAAAGTCTAAGTATGAACTTATTTGTAGATCAGAGGGAATCTCTCAACTATTTAGATCTTTCTAGAAATTATTTGGATCGAATTCCTACGCAGATGCTAGCGAATTTAACTGTGCTAGAAAGAATTGATATGAGTAATAATCTTATATCGACTTTAAAGAAACCAGATTATACTCTACTGGAAGAACTGAATACAAAATTAGGcaaaatacaaattttgttATTAGGGAATCCATTAGTGTGCAACTGTGAAAATTTGGACTTCATTTCTTGGTTAGAAACAACACAGACTGTACTCAAAAAGCACGATCTAATGTGTTTAACTCCAGAGGGCAACCAAGTTAAGATCGGGGAATTCCTTGATTCGTTTGATCAGTTCAAGGACAAGTGTGTTTCTCAAACATGGTTAATCATTTCCGTTACACTTACCGTGCTTTTCTTTGTGTTGGGTATCCTAACTCGAGAGGCCTGGCGACGCACTGTGTGGTTACGAGTGATGTGTCGTCAACCTTTAGAACATACGACatttataaatgacatttatatatgttattgcaGGGAAGATTCTAGTTGGGTAAGGAACACATTCGCCACCTGGTTAGATGAGAAAGGAATTAAATATTGTTGCGAGGATAAAAGCTTTCAGCCTGGCCGAGACGTCGCTGATAACATTATGGACGCTATGGATTGTTCACGTCAAACTGCATTTGTTGTGAGCTGTTCTTTCTTAGAACAGGAATGGACAACGTTTACTTTGAGATTAACAAATGAATATTCTTTTCGCGATGGACGAGAGAACATGaacataattattttgttaaacgatATAAAAAGGAGCGAGTTTCCAAAACTGGTACGGAAGAACTGGGATATGATACGTCCTTTACGTTGGCCAGGCGTGAATGATGTCACTCCGGGAAAACGTATTGCAGTTCAGGATAAGTTTTGGGAAAGATTGTTAAAACGTATTCAACGCGGAAAAGACCACCCGATGTCTTCACATGATTCAGAGTCCACCTTATAA